In a genomic window of Scyliorhinus torazame isolate Kashiwa2021f chromosome 5, sScyTor2.1, whole genome shotgun sequence:
- the homeza gene encoding homeobox and leucine zipper encoding a, translating to MSAKRKYGAACPTEWRMMEREPAEGEEAAWARAVGAPEVVYDRIQDRERALGGSRRWMTEDEEDDGGGGEDDDDEEGPEGYHCQICGFHTDQLQPFNIHLHSAHPTVVLQELYGLLGLTGCPIPGLGPSGGPFPNLDLPGGPILGLGPSGGPVPALGPPGYPTPSHGLSGVSIAGLGHKEGRDGGKSDIVHIDLTGEDENGEQEEGPVPAQEPIPASSLKQPGSPAEQAAPQEPGSGLELDAEGPLAKAFSRFPYPSPDELARCGMSAGLSAERVRIWFAVQRLRHGISWTPEEVREARDKLWQRPGTLKLPIPPPLALLTDHPLGLVPASGPTESRTSSGGEAQDSVSGQPEGWGGLKKARTSPDGADSPEVQGCPPRVPTLAGERRWRKTKGQLATLKSSFARDRYPDEAEMRRLQARTGLGKSEIKRWFSDSRYQLRGLPASYLQLRRGGGPSWLCSGRLLAQTEDGPARGEGCHEAGGDTLHRLGEVSPVPTAQREVGGVDLSQRKPEVGGGGVEEEEGKTPSPPGGSVVTETAAHCAIGSSMAAETAYRAQASAPSPGRPRKTKEQLAVLKAFFLRSQWPGGDDYTRLVEQTALARADIIQWFGDTRYALKNGQLKWVHRGSTALGAGPPGAEPEPGPGADCGPLEEYLSRHGARLRQDDLYRLCLESRMSAQQVAEWFRRSGRGARPPEPPAASEDGGSEEDRPVEDSGVGLGERKVDHVGGHVIRVTL from the coding sequence ATGTCAGCCAAACGCAAGTACGGCGCGGCCTGCCCCACCGAATGGAGAATGATGGAGCGGGAGCCGGCTGAGGGCGAGGAAGCGGCCTGGGCCCGGGCCGTTGGGGCCCCCGAGGTGGTGTATGACCGGATCCAGGACCGTGAGCGGGCGCTGGGCGGCAGCCGCCGCTGGATGACTGAGGATGAGGAGGACGACGGCGGCGGCGGCGAGGACGACGATGACGAGGAGGGGCCGGAGGGCTACCACTGCCAGATCTGCGGCTTCCACACCGACCAGCTGCAGCCCTTCAATATACACCTGCATTCGGCTCACCCGACCGTGGTGCTGCAAGAACTCTATGGGCTGCTGGGTTTGACTGGATGCCCCATCCCCGGCCTCGGCCCGTCCGGAGGCCCCTTCCCCAACCTAGACCTACCTGGAGGCCCCATCCTTGGCCTAGGCCCATCTGGAGGTCCAGTCCCTGCCTTAGGACCTCCAGGttaccccacccccagccatggcTTGTCTGGTGTCTCCATCGCCGGTCTGGGCCACAAGGAGGGCAGGGATGGGGGGAAGTCGGACATTGTGCACATTGACCTGACAGGCGAGGACGAGAATGGCGAGCAGGAGGAAGGCCCTGTCCCCGCCCAGGAGCCCATCCCGGCCTCCTCACTCAAGCAGCCGGGGTCCCCAGCCGAACAAGCGGCCCCCCAGGAGCCGGGCAGCGGCCTCGAGTTGGACGCCGAGGGGCCCTTGGCCAAGGCCTTCAGCCGCTTCCCGTACCCGAGCCCGGACGAGCTAGCCCGTTGCGGGATGTCAGCGGGGCTGTCGGCCGAGCGGGTGAGGATctggtttgctgtgcagaggctgcGGCACGGCATCAGCTGGACCCCCGAGGAGGTGCGGGAGGCCCGGGACAAGCTGTGGCAGAGACCGGGCACCCTGAAGCTGCCCATTCCGCCGCCACTGGCCCTGCTCACCGACCACCCACTTGGCCTGGTCCCTGCGTCTGGCCCAACTGAATCCCGGACCTCGTCTGGCGGGGAGGCCCAAGACAGCGTCTCAGGGCAACCTGAAGGATGGGGAGGCCTCAAGAAGGCCCGCACCTCGCCCGACGGAGCTGATTCTCCTGAAGTCCAGGGCTGCCCACCCAGGGTCCCAACGCTGGCCGGTGAGAGGCGATGGCGGAAGACCAAGGGTCAGCTGGCCACCCTGAAGAGCAGCTTCGCCCGGGACCGCTACCCGGACGAGGCGGAGATGCGCAGGCTGCAGGCCCGCACTGGCTTGGGCAAGTCCGAGATCAAGCGGTGGTTCAGCGACAGCCGCTACCAGCTGCGGGGCCTGCCCGCCTCCTACCTCCAGCTTCGCCGGGGTGGGGGCCCGTCCTGGCTGTGCAGCGGCAGGCTCCTGGCCCAAACCGAGGATGGACCTGCCCGAGGGGAGGGATGCCACGAGGCTGGCGGGGACACCCTACACCGCTTGGGTGAAGTCTCACCAGTGCCAACTGCCCAGCGGGAGGTGGGGGGCGTCGATTTGAGCCAAAGAAAAccagaggttgggggcgggggagtAGAAGAGGAGGAGGGCAAGACGCCGAGCCCGCCTGGGGGCTCAGTCGTCACGGAGACGGCGGCCCACTGTGCCATCGGGAGCTCGATGGCCGCAGAGACGGCCTACCGTGCCCAGGCCTCGGCTCCCTCGCCAGGCCGGCCCAGGAAAACCAAAGAGCAGCTTGCCGTCCTGAAGGCCTTCTTCCTGCGCTCACAATGGCCGGGGGGCGATGACtatacgaggctggtggagcagacggCCCTGGCCCGCGCCGACATCATCCAATGGTTCGGCGACACCCGCTACGCCCTGAAGAACGGGCAGCTCAAGTGGGTGCACCGCGGCTCAACGGCCTTGGGGGCCGGGCCCCCCGGGGCCGAGCCAGAGCCTGGGCCAGGGGCGGACTGCGGGCCCCTGGAGGAGTACCTGAGCCGGCACGGCGCCCGCCTAAGGCAGGACGACCTGTACAGGCTCTGCCTGGAGAGCCGGATGAGTGCCCAGCAGGTGGCCGAGTGGTTCCGGCGGAGTGGGAGGGGGGCCCGGCCCCCGGAGCCGCCGGCAGCAAGCGAGGACGGGGGGTCCGAGGAGGACAGGCCGGTTGAGGacagcggagtggggttgggtgaaAGAAAAGTGGACCACGTGGGGGGCCACGTGATCAGAGTGACGCTTTAA